One Curtobacterium sp. MCLR17_007 DNA window includes the following coding sequences:
- a CDS encoding AI-2E family transporter, translating to MAWGKKKTTRTDPVVETPATGRNRPDPVVEQSVPVGMRIAGAWSWRVLVVVGVIALFIYLVTVFSEILIPFLVGIVVSALLIPISNWMQRHHVPKWLAVVISLLGGLAAIGALVWLVVDQVIASYPSLRDRTVSQYANIKDFVLNSGLGISQSDVNGWLNDGAKWLQDNASSILSGVASAGSGATHAFEALFIILFTTIFLLIDGKNVWRWTVRLFPKKARAAVDGAGVAGWITLTSFIRVQIFVAFVDAVGIGLGAYIVGLFFGGMPLVIPIAAFVFLGAFIPVVGAIVTGFLAVFIALIFNGPVAAVLVLAVVLLVQQIEGHILQPLVMGNAVKVHPLAVVLGVTSASGLAGIAGAFFAVPLIATLNAMVTTIASGRWRRLDSDHVLEATPKRGQHGQLQLLRRRRHTTNDDVPAPGSDRDATATEGTASTN from the coding sequence CGCGAACCGACCCCGTGGTCGAGACACCGGCGACGGGCCGGAACCGCCCCGACCCCGTGGTCGAGCAGTCGGTGCCGGTCGGCATGCGCATCGCCGGGGCGTGGTCCTGGCGTGTCCTGGTCGTGGTCGGGGTCATCGCCCTGTTCATCTACCTCGTCACGGTGTTCAGCGAGATCCTGATCCCGTTCCTGGTCGGCATCGTCGTGTCGGCGCTGCTCATCCCGATCTCCAACTGGATGCAGCGGCACCACGTCCCGAAGTGGCTGGCCGTGGTGATCAGCCTGCTCGGTGGACTCGCGGCCATCGGCGCGCTCGTCTGGCTCGTCGTCGACCAGGTCATCGCGTCCTACCCGTCGCTGCGTGACCGGACGGTGTCGCAGTACGCCAACATCAAGGACTTCGTGCTGAACTCCGGTCTCGGCATCAGCCAGTCGGACGTCAACGGCTGGCTGAACGACGGTGCGAAGTGGCTGCAGGACAACGCATCGTCGATCCTGTCCGGGGTCGCCAGCGCCGGATCGGGCGCCACGCATGCGTTCGAGGCGCTGTTCATCATCCTGTTCACGACGATCTTCCTGCTCATCGACGGCAAGAACGTCTGGCGCTGGACCGTGCGGCTCTTCCCGAAGAAGGCCCGCGCCGCCGTCGACGGCGCCGGTGTCGCCGGGTGGATCACGCTGACGAGCTTCATCCGCGTGCAGATCTTCGTCGCGTTCGTCGACGCGGTCGGCATCGGCCTGGGCGCCTACATCGTCGGGCTGTTCTTCGGCGGAATGCCGCTCGTGATCCCGATCGCCGCGTTCGTGTTCCTCGGTGCGTTCATCCCCGTCGTCGGTGCGATCGTCACCGGGTTCCTCGCGGTGTTCATCGCGCTCATCTTCAACGGTCCCGTCGCGGCGGTGCTGGTGCTGGCCGTCGTGCTGCTCGTGCAGCAGATCGAGGGGCACATCCTGCAGCCGCTCGTGATGGGCAACGCCGTCAAGGTGCACCCGCTCGCGGTGGTGCTCGGTGTGACGTCGGCGTCCGGGCTCGCCGGCATCGCGGGCGCGTTCTTCGCCGTGCCGCTCATCGCCACGCTGAACGCCATGGTCACGACGATCGCAAGCGGCCGGTGGCGTCGACTCGACTCCGACCACGTGCTCGAGGCCACCCCGAAGCGCGGCCAGCACGGGCAGCTCCAGCTGTTGCGACGACGGCGGCACACGACGAACGACGACGTCCCGGCACCGGGCAGCGACAGGGACGCGACCGCGACTGAGGGAACCGCCAGCACCAACTAG
- the ilvA gene encoding threonine ammonia-lyase, with the protein MTDTTTTIPTLDDIERAQKTIAGVARVTPMETSQFLGELLGSPVHLKCENLQRTGAYKLRGAYNRLSALTPEQRAKGVVAASAGNHAQGVALAARELGIPATIFTPVGVALPKLQATRHYGAEVVLRGHSVEEALSAAKDFGHRTGAVFIPPFDHPAVIAGQGTLGLEIVDQVPDVDTVIVPIGGGGVISGIAIAVKGLAERAGRSIRVIGVQAENAASYPDSLDAGEPVTIATTPTIADGIAVARPGDMNFPIIRDLVDEIVTVADDDVARALLVLLERAKLVVEAAGAVGVAAILSGAVRDTGRTVVLLSGGNIDPLMMERIITRGLVAASRYIGIRIMLPDRPGQLARVAQVISDAGANVVEVLHTRHGQGLVINEVVLDLSIEARGPEHADEVIQRLHEAGFRPEQLLH; encoded by the coding sequence GTGACCGACACCACGACGACGATCCCGACCCTCGACGACATCGAGCGGGCACAGAAGACCATTGCGGGCGTCGCGCGGGTCACCCCGATGGAGACGTCCCAGTTCCTCGGCGAGCTCCTGGGGTCGCCGGTGCACCTGAAGTGCGAGAACCTGCAGCGCACCGGCGCCTACAAGCTGCGCGGCGCGTACAACCGCCTGTCGGCGCTGACGCCCGAGCAGCGGGCCAAGGGCGTCGTGGCGGCCAGCGCGGGCAACCACGCGCAGGGCGTCGCCCTCGCCGCACGTGAGCTCGGCATCCCCGCGACGATCTTCACGCCGGTCGGTGTCGCCCTGCCGAAGCTGCAGGCGACGCGGCACTACGGCGCCGAGGTCGTCCTGCGCGGGCACTCCGTTGAAGAAGCGCTCTCGGCGGCCAAGGACTTCGGACACCGCACCGGGGCCGTCTTCATCCCCCCATTCGACCACCCCGCCGTGATCGCCGGCCAGGGCACCCTGGGGCTCGAGATCGTGGACCAGGTCCCCGACGTCGACACGGTCATCGTGCCGATCGGCGGCGGTGGTGTGATCTCCGGCATCGCGATCGCGGTCAAGGGACTGGCCGAGCGCGCCGGGCGGTCCATCCGGGTCATCGGGGTGCAGGCGGAGAACGCCGCGTCCTACCCCGACTCGCTCGACGCGGGCGAGCCGGTCACGATCGCCACCACGCCGACGATCGCCGACGGTATCGCCGTGGCGCGTCCCGGTGACATGAACTTCCCGATCATCCGTGACCTGGTCGACGAGATCGTCACCGTCGCTGACGACGACGTCGCCCGGGCACTGCTGGTGCTGCTGGAGCGCGCGAAGCTCGTGGTCGAGGCCGCGGGCGCCGTCGGGGTCGCGGCGATCCTGTCCGGAGCCGTCCGCGACACGGGTCGGACCGTCGTGCTGCTGAGCGGCGGCAACATCGACCCGCTCATGATGGAGCGGATCATCACGCGCGGGCTCGTCGCGGCCTCGCGGTACATCGGCATCCGGATCATGCTGCCGGACCGCCCGGGGCAGCTCGCCCGCGTCGCCCAGGTCATCTCGGACGCCGGCGCCAACGTGGTCGAGGTCCTGCACACCCGGCACGGCCAGGGTCTGGTCATCAACGAGGTGGTCTTGGACCTGTCCATCGAGGCACGCGGTCCCGAGCACGCCGACGAGGTCATCCAGCGCCTGCACGAGGCCGGCTTCCGCCCGGAGCAGCTGCTGCACTGA